In one Parageobacillus genomosp. 1 genomic region, the following are encoded:
- the hslO gene encoding Hsp33 family molecular chaperone HslO produces MGDYLVKALAYDGQVRAYAARTTETVSEAQRRHQTWPTASAALGRAITAGVMMGAMLKGDDKLTIKIDGGGPIGTILVDSNAKGEVRGYVTNPHVHFELNEHGKLDVARAVGKNGMLTVVKDLGLRDFFTGQVPIISGELGEDFTYYFASSEQVPSSVGVGVLVNPDNTILAAGGFIIQLMPGTEEKTIEQIEQRLQTIPPVSKMVESGLTPEEILEKLLGKGNVKVLETLPVAFVCRCSRERIADAIISLGPQEIQDIMEKEGYAEASCHFCNETYHFTKEELEQLKQLAEAKGE; encoded by the coding sequence ATGGGAGATTACTTAGTGAAAGCGTTGGCTTATGACGGGCAAGTAAGAGCGTACGCGGCCCGCACGACCGAAACGGTTAGTGAAGCACAGCGCCGCCACCAAACGTGGCCGACTGCCTCCGCAGCGCTTGGCCGGGCTATTACCGCGGGAGTCATGATGGGAGCCATGTTAAAAGGGGATGATAAATTAACGATTAAAATTGATGGCGGCGGTCCGATCGGCACCATTCTTGTCGACAGCAATGCGAAAGGAGAGGTACGCGGGTATGTCACCAATCCACATGTGCACTTTGAGTTAAACGAACATGGGAAATTAGACGTGGCGAGAGCCGTAGGAAAAAATGGGATGTTAACGGTCGTGAAAGACCTAGGTTTGCGTGATTTCTTTACTGGACAAGTACCGATTATTTCCGGGGAACTCGGTGAGGATTTTACGTACTATTTTGCTTCTTCGGAACAAGTTCCGTCTTCTGTCGGGGTCGGTGTACTTGTGAATCCAGACAACACGATATTGGCGGCAGGAGGCTTTATTATCCAGCTGATGCCGGGAACGGAAGAGAAGACGATTGAACAAATCGAACAGCGTTTACAAACAATTCCTCCAGTTTCGAAAATGGTTGAAAGCGGGCTAACACCGGAAGAAATTTTAGAAAAGCTGCTTGGAAAAGGAAATGTCAAAGTGCTTGAAACACTTCCTGTTGCATTTGTATGTCGCTGCTCGCGGGAACGAATTGCTGATGCGATTATTAGTTTAGGTCCACAAGAAATTCAGGACATTATGGAAAAAGAAGGGTATGCGGAGGCATCTTGCCATTTTTGTAATGAAACATATCATTTCACAAAAGAAGAGCTCGAACAATTAAAACAACTTGCAGAAGCAAAGGGAGAATAA
- the cysK gene encoding cysteine synthase A: MARTVNSITELIGDTPAVKLNRIVDEDSADVYLKLEFMNPGSSVKDRIALAMIEAAEKAGKLKPGDTIVEPTSGNTGIGLAMVAAAKGYKAVLVMPDTMSLERRNLLRAYGAELVLTPGSQGMRGAIEKAEELVREHGYFMPQQFKNEANPEIHRLTTGKEIVEQMGDQLDAFIAGVGTGGTITGAGQVLREKYPNIKIYAVEPADSPVLSGGKPGPHKIQGIGAGFVPDILDTNIYDGVITVTTEEAFAAARRAAREEGILGGISSGAAIHAALKVAKQLGKGKKVLAIIPSNGERYLSTPLYQFEE, from the coding sequence ATGGCAAGAACAGTAAACTCCATTACAGAACTTATTGGCGACACGCCTGCGGTGAAATTAAACCGTATTGTTGATGAAGACAGTGCCGATGTTTATTTAAAACTGGAGTTTATGAACCCTGGCAGCAGCGTCAAAGACCGTATTGCTTTAGCGATGATCGAGGCGGCAGAAAAAGCAGGAAAACTAAAACCTGGTGACACGATTGTCGAGCCGACAAGCGGAAATACAGGAATTGGCTTGGCTATGGTTGCTGCCGCTAAAGGCTATAAAGCGGTTTTAGTCATGCCAGACACGATGAGTTTAGAACGTCGTAATTTGTTGCGCGCATATGGCGCCGAATTAGTGCTAACGCCGGGAAGCCAAGGAATGCGCGGTGCCATTGAAAAGGCAGAAGAATTAGTTAGAGAGCATGGCTATTTTATGCCGCAACAGTTTAAAAACGAGGCTAACCCAGAAATCCACCGTCTAACGACAGGGAAAGAAATTGTTGAACAAATGGGCGACCAATTAGATGCATTCATTGCCGGCGTTGGTACGGGCGGAACGATTACCGGAGCAGGACAAGTTCTTCGTGAAAAATATCCAAACATTAAAATTTACGCCGTAGAGCCTGCGGATTCACCGGTATTATCGGGCGGAAAACCAGGCCCACACAAAATTCAAGGAATCGGCGCCGGATTTGTGCCAGACATTTTAGATACAAACATTTACGATGGAGTCATTACGGTGACAACGGAGGAAGCGTTTGCCGCTGCTCGCCGCGCTGCCCGCGAAGAAGGAATTCTTGGCGGAATTTCTTCTGGCGCTGCCATTCATGCTGCGTTGAAAGTGGCGAAACAACTTGGAAAAGGAAAGAAAGTATTGGCGATTATCCCAAGCAATGGCGAACGCTATTTAAGCACACCGCTTTACCAATTCGAAGAGTAA
- a CDS encoding type III pantothenate kinase: MIFVLDVGNTNTVLGVYDGDELKHHWRIETSRSKTEDEYGMTIKALLNHVGLQFSDIDGIIISSVVPPIMFALERMCLKYFHIKPIIVGPGIKTGLNIKYDNPREVGADRIVNAVAGIHLYGSPLIIVDFGTATTYCYINEHKQYMGGAIAPGIMISTEALFARAAKLPRIEIARPDDIIGKNTVSAMQAGILYGYVGQVEGIVSRMKAKSPIPPKVIATGGLASLIASESDVIDIVDPFLTLTGLKILYEKNVDKK; encoded by the coding sequence ATGATTTTTGTATTAGATGTTGGCAATACGAATACTGTGTTAGGGGTATATGACGGGGATGAATTAAAACATCATTGGCGCATTGAAACAAGCCGCAGCAAAACGGAAGATGAATACGGCATGACGATCAAGGCGCTATTGAACCACGTCGGGCTTCAGTTTTCCGATATTGATGGCATTATTATTTCTTCCGTCGTTCCGCCAATTATGTTTGCGCTTGAGCGCATGTGTTTAAAATACTTCCATATTAAGCCGATTATTGTCGGGCCAGGGATTAAAACAGGGTTAAATATTAAATACGACAATCCAAGGGAAGTAGGCGCCGACCGGATTGTCAATGCGGTTGCCGGCATTCATTTGTACGGCAGCCCGCTCATTATTGTCGATTTCGGTACGGCGACGACGTATTGTTATATTAACGAACATAAACAATATATGGGGGGCGCGATTGCTCCAGGGATTATGATTTCGACAGAGGCACTGTTTGCGCGGGCGGCGAAATTGCCGCGCATCGAAATCGCCCGCCCTGACGATATTATTGGGAAAAATACGGTTAGTGCGATGCAGGCGGGAATTTTGTATGGCTATGTAGGGCAAGTAGAAGGCATTGTGTCGCGAATGAAGGCAAAAAGCCCTATTCCGCCAAAAGTGATTGCGACAGGAGGATTAGCGTCCTTAATTGCCAGCGAATCGGATGTCATTGATATTGTGGATCCGTTTTTGACGTTAACAGGATTAAAAATTTTGTATGAGAAAAACGTTGATAAAAAATAA
- the trpE gene encoding anthranilate synthase component I, with the protein MEQKRKRKRRTVSYAYRDWFLQYKMLAHEQPYHVLLESGQGGRYSIIGFAPNGIIRATENQLHIVYHGEEKRYEGNPLLLLKQWFAGVSLSAADDDIPFQGGLIGYISYDGMRYIEKIPSYARDDLQLPYMYFFIFDDVFVYDHQNQLLHMVIHYRDGEELEAERRLSFYERCWLQEKKEDVHWSFQAKKADPSVSMTKEEFVQAVRRVHQYIAQGDVFQVNLSVRQSEPLLVHPFHIYEQLRVINPSPYMAYIHFPEFQIVSGSPELLIKKRGNDISTRPIAGTRSRGKTKEEDERIAQKLLANEKEIAEHAMLVDLERNDLGRVCQYGTVKVDEWMTIERYSHVMHIVSHVSGKLRQGKDAFDVIQAVFPGGTITGAPKVRTMEIIEELEPVRRGLYTGSIGWIGFNGDMEFNIAIRTMIAKDGIAHVQAGAGIVIDSHPEHEYEECLKKAAALWKAKELSEAEKLYKSMR; encoded by the coding sequence ATGGAGCAAAAACGAAAAAGGAAGAGGCGGACGGTTTCTTATGCATACCGAGACTGGTTTTTGCAATATAAGATGCTTGCACATGAACAGCCATATCACGTTTTATTAGAAAGCGGCCAAGGCGGACGGTATAGCATCATCGGATTCGCCCCCAATGGCATCATTCGCGCGACGGAAAATCAGCTCCATATTGTTTATCATGGGGAAGAAAAACGGTATGAAGGCAACCCGCTATTATTGTTGAAGCAGTGGTTTGCCGGTGTCTCTCTTTCCGCCGCTGATGACGACATTCCTTTTCAGGGTGGATTGATCGGTTATATCAGCTATGATGGTATGCGGTATATTGAAAAAATCCCGTCTTATGCCAGAGACGACTTGCAGCTTCCGTATATGTATTTTTTCATTTTTGACGATGTATTTGTATATGACCATCAAAATCAGCTGCTGCATATGGTTATTCATTATAGAGATGGAGAAGAATTAGAAGCAGAGCGGCGCCTTTCCTTTTATGAAAGGTGTTGGTTGCAGGAAAAGAAAGAAGACGTTCATTGGTCATTTCAAGCTAAAAAAGCCGATCCTTCGGTTTCGATGACAAAAGAGGAGTTTGTGCAAGCCGTTCGCCGGGTGCATCAATATATCGCCCAAGGCGACGTCTTTCAAGTCAATTTATCGGTGCGCCAATCAGAGCCGCTGTTGGTACATCCGTTTCATATTTACGAGCAGCTTCGCGTCATCAATCCATCTCCGTATATGGCGTATATTCATTTTCCAGAGTTTCAAATCGTTAGCGGTTCGCCTGAATTGCTCATCAAAAAACGGGGAAATGACATTAGCACAAGACCGATTGCCGGAACGCGTTCACGCGGGAAAACAAAAGAAGAAGACGAGCGGATCGCGCAAAAGTTGCTGGCCAACGAAAAGGAAATCGCCGAACACGCCATGCTCGTCGATTTAGAGCGCAATGATTTGGGACGCGTATGTCAATACGGCACGGTGAAAGTGGATGAGTGGATGACGATTGAACGATACTCCCATGTGATGCATATCGTTTCACATGTATCTGGAAAACTGCGACAAGGCAAAGATGCATTTGATGTGATCCAAGCCGTGTTTCCTGGCGGCACCATTACTGGTGCACCAAAAGTGCGAACGATGGAAATTATCGAAGAACTCGAGCCGGTACGGCGGGGATTGTATACCGGTTCGATCGGATGGATCGGATTTAATGGAGATATGGAATTCAACATTGCGATTCGCACGATGATCGCGAAAGATGGCATAGCCCATGTGCAGGCAGGAGCTGGAATTGTCATTGACTCGCATCCGGAACATGAATATGAAGAATGTTTGAAAAAGGCGGCAGCCCTTTGGAAAGCGAAAGAGCTGAGCGAAGCAGAGAAACTATATAAGAGCATGAGGTGA
- the pabA gene encoding aminodeoxychorismate/anthranilate synthase component II has translation MIIMIDNYDSFTYNLVQYLGVLGEELIVKRNDEVTIKEIERLNPDFIMISPGPCTPNEAGISLEAIAYFAGKIPIFGVCLGHQAIAQAFGGKIVRADRLMHGKTSQVFHDGKTIFSGIPSPFTATRYHSLIVEKETLPDCFEISAWTEENEIMAIRHKTLPVEGVQFHPESIMTSHGMQLLKNFIEIYKRVR, from the coding sequence ATGATTATCATGATTGATAATTATGATTCCTTTACATATAACTTAGTGCAATATTTAGGTGTGCTAGGCGAAGAGTTGATCGTGAAACGAAATGACGAAGTGACCATTAAAGAAATAGAGAGGCTAAATCCAGATTTTATCATGATTTCGCCTGGGCCTTGCACGCCAAATGAAGCTGGCATCAGCCTCGAAGCGATTGCATATTTCGCTGGGAAAATTCCGATTTTTGGCGTCTGTCTTGGCCATCAAGCGATTGCGCAAGCATTTGGCGGAAAAATCGTTCGCGCCGACCGTTTAATGCACGGCAAGACATCGCAAGTATTTCACGATGGAAAAACGATTTTTAGCGGCATTCCTAGTCCGTTTACCGCTACTCGCTACCATTCCCTTATCGTTGAAAAAGAAACGTTGCCGGATTGTTTCGAGATTTCCGCTTGGACAGAGGAAAACGAAATCATGGCGATTCGTCACAAGACGCTGCCGGTGGAAGGAGTGCAGTTTCACCCGGAGTCGATTATGACCAGTCACGGAATGCAGTTGTTGAAAAACTTTATAGAAATATATAAAAGGGTTCGATAG